The DNA region GAAAAAATCCATGACCAAGACCATCCTTCGTTGCATCGGTGTTCTCGTTATTATTATGCTTGCGCTCGGTGGGAGAGCGGTTGGCTTGCAGGCGGCAGAAATCGCCCAGAAGATCGCCTTCTTTGGTGATTCCATTACCGCAAACGGTTGGAGCAATCAGACCGGGTATGTAAATCTCACCATAGCCGGCCTCAAGGCCAACGGCATCAGGGTGTTTGCCATACCCGCAGGCATTGGCGGACACAAGTCCAACCAGATGCTTGAACGCCTCAAACGGGACGTGCTCGACAAGAAGCCGGACTGGATAACCCTGAGCTGCGGCGTGAACGACGTGTGGCAAGGTTCCCAAGGTGTGCCTCTTGACCAGTATAAGATCAACATCACTGCCATCGTAGACAGGTGCCGGGCCGCCGGTGTGAAGGTGGTAATCCTCACCGCAACGGTGATCGGCGAGGAACTGGATAATGATTATAACAAGAAGTTAGCTTCCTACAACGAGTTTCTCCGATCGCTGGCGAAAGAAAAGAGGTGCCTGTTGGCCGACCTCAACGCGTTGTTCCAGAAGAGAATCAAGATTATTCCCAAGTCCGGACGTCTGCTGACTTCGGACGGTGTCCACATGAACCCTGCCGGCGACAAGGTAATGGCAGAAGGCATCTTACGGGCCTTCGAGCTCAACCATGCACAGATCAAAAAGGCACAGGATGCCTGGATGGAAATTAGCGGCAGCCTCAACCTGCCCATGGTCGTTAAGGGAATAAACGAGAATCTTCCGACGGGACGGC from Deltaproteobacteria bacterium includes:
- a CDS encoding SGNH/GDSL hydrolase family protein; protein product: MKKSMTKTILRCIGVLVIIMLALGGRAVGLQAAEIAQKIAFFGDSITANGWSNQTGYVNLTIAGLKANGIRVFAIPAGIGGHKSNQMLERLKRDVLDKKPDWITLSCGVNDVWQGSQGVPLDQYKINITAIVDRCRAAGVKVVILTATVIGEELDNDYNKKLASYNEFLRSLAKEKRCLLADLNALFQKRIKIIPKSGRLLTSDGVHMNPAGDKVMAEGILRAFELNHAQIKKAQDAWMEISGSLNLPMVVKGINENLPTGRHYLPVIFPHHRMVAMKKGVIPRRSFSIDG